The Plasmodium knowlesi strain H genome assembly, chromosome: 14 genome has a segment encoding these proteins:
- a CDS encoding mitochondrial carrier protein, putative produces the protein MDVRYEDNYLWKRVTKYFSKDYQNRDKTGTVITSDTRNSNDESKTVKARTLNFMASSALVLCVLHPLDTIRTRKQIYKVYKNSYPYYYNNKYNLFYILKKEKIESIYRGLLATLLTTGVSHGIFRFIYDTLNNYAFRQFNDVNGGKNQKNDTAISRRKEEFSGGEAKQVCHSGSGDSLEGGKVIENSGGGREISSWSPNFVKSAIERRHGDNLMMSNLSYKKEINNEDNVEGSTRKDGAISGHKNMKYYIITSSVSSIISVCIQHPIWLIKTKIECTINLNYKFLNYKNRITSKHYNIFVARNKMCTSKIVPQMAKVFLFFGYNLRRKNGTGKKIKSLLNDRMLKSYKNNFVCNKNVKRIKKFNHLTYVNDNKAFLHKSVKRKIAHNYLLYKYYTLSILERKQMTKMFISNHRKKFSRRYLTYLKTSFTGNQILRIFKREESKNAISTIYNYKNYFQFVYNVYKKEKLFSFYKGFFTSILLTPHVAIQFYVYEYLTYHFSSEYFTNELIGKDAYISSNTLAKALPFLYGVLSKFIAVIFTYPLYTIKVRQQVQMKNYGFLNVVVNIFRLEGIRSFYTGLNMHLLRNCLQNGMLFFIFEYLNTGSVGVK, from the coding sequence ATGGATGTCAGATATGAGGACAATTATCTGTGGAAACGCGTCACAAAATATTTCAGCAAGGATTACCAGAACCGTGATAAAACAGGCACAGTCATAACTAGCGATACGCGCAACAGCAATGACGAAAGTAAAACGGTAAAGGCAAGGACGCTAAACTTTATGGCCTCATCTGCCCTAGTTTTGTGTGTATTACACCCATTGGACACCATAAGGACAAGAAAGCAGATATACAAAGTGTACAAGAACTCCTACCCTTATTACTATAACAACAAATACAATCTGTtctacattttgaaaaaagaaaaaatagaaagtaTTTATCGTGGTTTACTGGCTACGCTGCTCACCACAGGGGTCTCCCATGGTATATTCCGTTTCATATACGACACTCTGAATAATTACGCATTTCGACAGTTCAACGATGTtaatggagggaaaaatcaaaaaaatgaTACCGCCATAAGtagaaggaaggaggagtTCTCAGGGGGAGAGGCAAAACAGGTGTGCCACTCCGGGTCGGGAGATTCCctggaaggaggaaaggtAATAGAGAATTCAGGTGGCGGTAGAGAAATATCATCGTGGAGtcccaattttgtaaaaagtgCTATCGAAAGAAGACATGGAGACAATCTAATGATGTCCAATCTGTCATataagaaagaaattaacaACGAAGACAATGTTGAAGGAAGTACTAGGAAAGACGGTGCAATTAGCGGtcacaaaaatatgaagtaTTACATCATCACAAGCAGCGTGAGCTCCATCATTAGTGTTTGTATTCAACATCCAATATGGCTCATTAAAACGAAAATAGAGTGCACCATAAATTTAAActacaaatttttaaattacaaAAACAGAATAACGAGCAAACATTACAACATATTTGTGGCAAGGAATAAAATGTGTACAAGTAAAATTGTCCCCCAAATGGCCaaggtgttcctttttttcggtTATAatttgagaagaaaaaatggaacaggtaaaaaaattaaatcccTTCTGAATGACCGTATGCTAAAGTCTTATAAGAATAATTTTGTGTGcaataaaaatgtgaagagaataaaaaaattcaaccatCTCACATATGTAAATGATAACAAAGCATTTTTAcacaaaagtgtaaaaagaaaaattgcacaCAATTATTTGTTGTACAAATATTACACCTTGTCAATTTTGGAGAGAAAacaaatgacaaaaatgttcatttcAAATCATcgtaaaaaattttcgcGCAGATATTTAACATATTTAAAAACCTCTTTCACTGGTAATCAAATTCTGCGGATtttcaaaagggaagaaagtaaaaatgcCATAAGTAcaatttataattataaaaacTACTTCCAGTTTGTGTATAATGTatataagaaagaaaaattattttcattttataaaGGCTTTTTTACCTCTATATTACTCACTCCTCATGTAGCCATTCAattttatgtatatgaatattTAACATATCATTTTAGTTCTGAATATTTCACAAATGAGCTTATCGGGAAAGACGCCTACATTTCTTCAAACACGCTAGCCAAAGCGTTACCATTTTTGTATGGTGTTTTATCAAAATTCATTGCTGTTATTTTTACGTATCCGTTATACACTATAAAAGTGAGGCAACAAGTGCAGATGAAAAACTATGGATTTCTAAATGTAGTAGTTAATATTTTCAGGCTCGAGGGTATCAGATCTTTTTATACTGGCCTTAATATGCACTTACTTAGGAACTGTTTGCAAAATGGAatgctcttttttatttttgaataTTTGAATACTGGCTCCGTGGGGGTGAAGTGA